The genomic interval CCCGAAGCTTTCGTGCAGCCAGCGGAAACCGGGCGCATGTTCGCGCTCGTACACCGCTTCATAGCTCTTGCCATGGTCCTTGAAGGCCCACATCTGGCGCCAGAGCGCTTCGCTATTGGTCGTGACCATGCCGCCCTCGCCGCCGGTGGTCATGATCTTGTCCTGGCAAAAACTCCAGGCGCCGACATGACCAATGGAACCGAGCATGCGGCCTTTGTACATCGCACCATGGGCCTGCGCGCAATCCTCGATGACCTGGAAGCCGTGCTCCGCGGCCAGGGCCATGATCGGATCCATGTCGCAGGGCCAGCCCGCCAGGTGGACGCAAATGACCGCCTTGGTATTGGGCGTGATGACCTTGGCGATCGTGGCGGCCGACAGGTTGCCGCTGTCGGCTTCCACATCGGCGAACACCGGTGTCGCGCCCGCGTTGGCGACGCAGGAAATGCTGGCGATGAAGGTGCGCGGGGTGACCACGACTTCGTCGCCCGGACCGATGTTCATCGCTGTCAGGGCGACGTCCAGCGCCAGCGTTCCATTGGCGACCGCAACGGCGTGCGCCGTGCCGCACCAAGCGGCGAATTCCTTTTCGAACTGGCGGGTTTCAAGGCCGGTCCAGTAGTTGACTTTGTTCGACAGCAGGACTTGATGGACTGCGGAAGCTTCCTCGTCCGTGAAGCTGGGCCAAGGGGAAAACTGAGTATTGAGCATGTGAACCTGATCTATCTTTTCTGAGCTGTACTGCGTCAATCAAAACGCCATGGCACCAATCGGCCTGGCTGGATTACCAACTACGGTTACCCCATCAGGCACGGGATTCACCACGACCGCCCCGGCCCCGACCATTGCACCTGCGCCGATACGGATGCCCTGGCGCACTGCCGCGCCCACGCCGATCCAGCTGGCGGCGCCCACGTGGACATTTCCGGACAAATGCGCGCCCGGGCTGATATGCACCGCCGTGCCGAGCATGCAGTCGTGGTCGACCGTTGCGCCTGTGTTGACGATTCCGGCGTCGCCAATGCGGGAATCGATGTTCACCACCGCCCCAGCCATGACGACACACCCTGCACCAAGAACCGCATGTGGGCTGACCCAGGCGCGCGGATGAATGATGGTCGCGCACCGTCCTCCCGCGGACAGCAGAACGTCATGCTTTTCCATCCTGACCGTGCAGTTTCCGATCGCGACGATCGCGCCATCGAATTCGCCAATGCGCGCGAGCAGCTGTGCTGTATCGCCGGCCACCTCCCACGGGCCGATCCGCGTCAAGCCAGGCCAGGCATCGTCGAAGAAAACAATTCTTTCCCAGCCGGCCGCAACGGCCGTGTCGGCCACGACCTTGCCGTGACCGCTTGCTCCAAGTATCGCCAGTTGCATGGTCGTTCTTCCCCTAGTCCGCGCCGCCGGTGAAGCGCGGCATGCTGGCATCGCCTGCCGCACTGATTCCTTCGCGGATCAGCACCTTCTTCACGGTGAGCCAGAGGATTTTCATGTCGAGCCAGATCGAGCGGTTATCCACGTACCAGACGTCAAGCCTGAACTTTTCATTCCAGCTCAGGGCGTTGCGACCGTTGACTTGCGCCCAGCCGGTGATGCCTGGCCTTACCTCGTGGCGACGGGCCTGGTCCTGCGTGTACAGATCGAGGTACTCGACCAGCAAGGGCCGCGGCCCGACCAGGCTCATCTCGCCTTTGAGCACGTTCCACAATTCGGGAAGTTCGTCGATGCTGCTCGAGCGGAGAAAGCGCCCGAATCGCGTCAGCCGCACGGAATCGGGCAGAAGCTCGCCTGCTTCGTCACGCGCATCGGTCATCGTGCGGAATTTCACCATCTCGAATACCTTGCCATCGATGCCCGGGCGCTTCTGCCGGAACAGCACCGGCGAGCCCAATTTCCGGCGCAGAACCAGCGCAAACAGCGCCAGCGGCACCGCCAGGACGAGCAAGGCAGTCGCGGCAACCAGTAAGTCAAACAGCCGTTTCAATTCATTTCTCCGTCACGCAATCAGTATAAAAAGACCTCATCCGCTCCCAGTGAGCCGTCCTTTCGAAACGCTCCTGTACGACGCTGCGCGCCCGCTGCCCCATCTGCGACAGGACCTGAGGTTCGACACCCATCGCCTCCTTCATGCAGCTTGCCAGGGCGTCGGCAGAGCGAGGCGGCACAAGCCATCCGTTACTTTCAGGCGAAATCACTTCATTGCAGCCGCTGATATCCGACGCGATCGAAGGAACACCCATCGCACCGGCCTGCAGGACCACATTCGGAAAGCCTTCCCGATAACTCGGCAGGACCAGGACGTCGGCAGCGGCCAAGGCCGGACGCACATCGTTCTGGTATCCGAGGCGATGGATACGCCGGTGCGTCGATATCGCCGCAAGCGCACCCGTTTCTGCAGGCGCCGACAGGTCGACCGCACCGACGATGAGCAGGTGCGCGGACTCCGGCAGCGTACCGAATGCCTCGACGAGCTCCGCAATACCCTTGTCCCGATTGAGGCGCCCAATGAAGCAGAATACGAAGGCGCCGTCGCCGATGCCCAGGTCGCGTCGTAACACGTGCGCCTGGCCCGTGACCGCGCCGGCCTCGGGGGAAAAGAACTGCGTGTCGACCCCCGCAATGTTGCCGTGTCCGATCACCTCCAGCCGCTTGCCGGTGATGCGCGATCCCGTGAGATCCCTGCGCACGCCCTCCCCTTCAGGCACCACGCGCGTGGCACACATGCAGATCAATTTGTCGAGTGCGATGTACAACAATCGCTGCATGCCAACCGCGGTCGGGAAAAGCAGTCCGGTAAAGGTGTGCACGCGCACCGGAACGCGGCAAACCCAGGCGGCAAGCATCGTGATCAAGCCGGCTTTGGGCGTGTACGAGTGAATGACGTCCGGCCGCAGCTTGCGGATATGCGCGATCATCGCCAGCAAGGCCTTCATATCGGCCACCGGATCGATACGCCGCACCATGGGCACTTCGGCGACCGGCACGCATTCGCGCTCGCGAATCGCGTCGACCGTATCGCCAGCGCTCGTCGCCAGCGACACGTCGAAATACGCCGACAGGAAACGGGGCTGGAGACCGAGGATCGAATGCAGGGTTTCGGGGACGGTGGTCGTGATCAGCAGTTTTTTTACATTGCTGCTTGTTTTTTCGACTCGCGAAGTGTCACCTGAGGCACGTTTAACCACAAACAGGTCGCGAAAAACCCTGAGCAATATGGCCGTACGTGCATGAGTTATATGTTTCACTCACCCTACCTTTAAGCAATTGCCGGCAGCAGGAAGGACCCCATTGCAAGCGTAAGAAAGATAGGCAGAATTACCTTGGAGAAGCGGCGAAAGCGTCCTGAGGAAAACAAGATCAATCCGAGTATGACAGACATAAAAATCCAGGCCGGGTACAAGTAGCGATCCGAATAGCCGACGTAGCCGAAAGCGACAAACGGAACCATCAATACCAGATAAACTTTCAAGTTTTCTCGAATGAATATCCGCAAATTGGATTCACTAACCAACCGTGACAGTGCATACATGACTCCAAAAGCACACCAAGTAAAAAGAAGAAAGTCCAGTCGAATCCCCCCTTGGTATTCAGATTCCGCGCCATATGTCAGCATGGCGTTTAGAAACGACAGACCCAACTGTTCGGCCAAAAATACCACTATTATTTGAGTTACGCCCGAGATATACAACACGGAACCCGCGAACACGAATATTACCAAACGCCGGAAACTCAACGCCAGCAAAAAGCATGGCAGCACATACAAGCCGCTGCTGAAGTGAAAGGCGCACGCCAATGCCGAGCTAATCGCAAACCAAGTCCATTGTTTTCGCAAAAATCCTAGCGTCGCCATATATAGAAGAACCGACGCAATACCTTGGCGCAAAATATTGATATGTGAAGAAAGAAAGAAAGGCGAACATAAAAGCGCGCTAGCAATCGAATAGAAAAGGACGCTTCGATCCTGCTTCGATAATGTACTACCTTGTGTGAGTTGGGTGACATACGCCATGTAAAGAGCCCACAAGGTCAACGATATCGCCGAAAAATAGAACTCCGTCCCGAAGCCAAGGCCGGCGATCATAAGCGTGAGATATTGGAAGCCGGGCTCAAATCCTTCGTGAAGACACATGCAACCGCCGATGACACGGTATAGCTCAGCATAATTCTCAGTATCAGTACCCACATCTAAACTGCGCGCACCAATTATTTTTGCGGCCAGTACCAAAATTGACAGAAGAAGTAATGGCATCCGGATTGGCCATAGTATGCTACGCATAGAATTTCCGGAAACGATTACGGATACCAGAGACAGCTATCCGTCTTAACAACTTCAAGCACGAAAATGTAACTGCGAGCGACAATTCGATTGCCGATATATATTTCTGCTTGCGCAAACGCTTCAGCGTCTCTAACTCAGCAGCCTGCATGCTCAACAAGTTACCGCTCAAGCCTGCTTCTCCGAAAGGGGCAGCGAATCTGCTTCCTAACGGTTGGTGGATCAGGGCTGCCTCGAATCCAGAAAACAGCAGCGTCAACCAGAGCAAGTAGTCTTCCGAACGACGCTTCTCAGCATCGAAGCGCACGGGCAAGTCCTTCTTCAACATAACTGAAGACGTTGCAAAACAGTTTCGCAATAAGAGTTTTCTTGCACCGATTAATTCGATACCCTTTTTTTCAGATAATTCTGAAGCTGTTCGCTGAACCTGCGTCATCACGGACACGAGATGGCCCGAAAAGGCGACGTTCGGAATCTGCTCCATCAAGTTAAATTGAACTTCGATCTTCTTCGGATGCCAACAATCATCTGCGTCAAGAAATGCCACATATTTTGTTGCGACCTCGCTCCAGCCGTAATTTCTGGCAACTGAAGCACCACCGTTGACCGGGTTCTGTAAAACTTTTACCGACGAATGAGCGAGCGAAATTGCCGTTATCACATCGTAGGTCTGATCAGTACTTCGGTCATCGATCAAGATGATTTGCTCAGGCAATACCGTCTGTTCTAACACAGAGGTGACTGCGCGACCAATTGTGTCTACGCAGTTATAGCATGGGATCACGACCGTTATCGAAACTGTATTTTTCATCATTTGTTCGTCGCAATCCACGGAGCAGCTGTAAAGTTCCGTTGTGCCTGCAACCGGTATTCTGAGACAGCCATACTCGGTAGATTTCCTGTTGAGCTGAGATGCTCCAATGCGTTACAAATGTCTGTAGCGTTACTTTCAGCATTGAGCCTTAAGCTCACGGACTGCCCGATGTCATCGAGAAAGTCGCTGCATTTCCGGTGATACTCAAGCAGAACAAAAGGCACGCCGCTTAGATAGGCGGCTATTGCACCATGAAGCCGCACACTCACGAACCATGCACACGCTGCAATTTCCCGAAGCGATGCCTCAACACCTTGTCTATTGTTGTAACTGATAACACAATCAACCTTGGCCTCAACCAGGCGCATCTTTAACATTGATGCCAGCTTATCGTCGCCGTCGTTTGCATGGTTATTCAGACTAAAAATCTTAACGGAACAACCTATCTTCTTAGCAGTTCTAACTATCTCACTGATGAGCCGGTCGTTTACTTGAGATCGCACCGATCCAGGAAATTCACACAGCGAAACTCCCAAGACCTTGCATTCACTTCTAGCGAGAAAAATACTTCTTTCAAATCGATCAGCAGCAACGGCGCCAGCGAGATCGGCGGCAAGGACAGTGGTACTCAGCCCCATTTCGATTCCTGCCTCGTAAGACACACGGTCGCGCACGCTCAGAAATTCAAAGGCGGACAGGAAGGTCTTCATTCGGCGCTCTGCGATGAGAGAATCGAACGGTCCGATCGACACCCCCACTGCAGCAAGTCGGATCCCACCAATTTTCAACGCATGCTTGTAGAGGCGAAAGACTCCAGAGTCAGAGTTAACAAAAAGCGATCCTCCTCCGAAGACAACCATCTGGTTATGAATGATCTCTTTCAACACAACCGCAGCGCGTACCAGGCCGCCGGTTTTGGTCTTTGCACAATATAGCTCTGGCGGAAGGATCCGGGGTAATGCTGAGGGAGCGTCGAAGTCGAGCTGCGGTCCAATTACACGGGCACTAGTTCCTGGCCAATACCGCCTTGCACCGTCAACGCAGGCGTATGCGAACAAGTCGTCCCCGAAATTCTGCATGCCATAATAGCCAGCAAACGCTACCGAAAGTGGTTTGGTCATGTTACTTCTCCACATCGTATTTCGTTTATTTGTTTGCCCGTCGTTGGACCTTTACTCAGCAACTGGGATTTCAGCGCGCGGTGGATAAACGCAATCAGTATCACGTACTCGCCAAGAATAGTTGCGGCGACGCCTGCAACTGCTCCGTACTTACTAGCGAACGCTGCCGTGGTTATGGCCACAACAACGGCGGCAGCTGTGAAACAGGCCGCTCGATCTCTCATCTGACCCCTGTCCAGAAATGCCGCGCCAAAAGCGGTCGACAGGTACCTTGCGGGGACACACAGTGCAAGAAGAAGCATTAAAGACGCGGACTCGAGATAAGAATTACCAAATAACAAGGGCATGATCAATGGGCAAATAAAACCCACAAGAGCGCCCACTACGATTCCAAAGATCAACATCAGCTTGATCCCGTTTCGATAAAGGGTCACCAATGTTTGCATATCAAAATGGCGGAGCCGGTGAAATTTTGGTATCAAAAACTTTTGGTAGATTACGGTTGGAAGAAGATATGCAGCCGAGAGTACAGTAACGGACGCGGCAAACACACCCGCCTGGTGCGAACCCGATAATTGAGAAATTATGACGATCGCCGCTTGGAAATAAACCATGTAGATAAAGGGCTCGACACCATAAGGCCACGCAACATGCGCAACGGATAAAATCCTTCGCCAGATGGGCATGGCACTTCCGGCATAGTCTTTTTCGACATTCGAACGCACGGAGGCTGCAAGCTTCGAGATCGGCTTGCAACTCATAGCAACCAGCATTACCGCCACCAAAGAGTAGGCAATAGCAAAATGCATTGCGTTGACTGATGGTGCTAGCAGAATAACTACCCCAACTGCGACGAGCCTCGCGAGATGAGGGAGCGAATTCCAAACCGAAAGTTCAGTATGACGCTCAGCCAATATCAATCTCAAACTAACCAGGTCGTTTGTAGCAGACGCAACAACGATCGACCCCAACACGAGAGAAACAACCAATGAGTAGCCGCCGGCCGACAACGCCGTTGCAGCCAACACAAGAATCGTGCAGCTCACTGCTGTACTTGCGATGACGAAACTGAGGCTATCCGCTAACTTATTCGCTAAGTAACTCGGACCTTGACCAGAGACTTTAACGAGGTAGGTATGCTGGCCGAATCCAGCAAGCGGCGATATCGCAGTGACCAAGGCGAGAGCAGATGCAAACACTCCAAACTCAGCAGGCGTCAGCGCACGCGCTATCATCACTTGCGAGGAAAAGCTCGCCAATGCGCCCAGAATGGCGCCTAGCCACAAGATGACCACGGCCGCTATTGCTCTACGATTCAACAGCAGGGCAGAAAACGGCCGAGCAAAATATTTCATCACTTCTTAATACTTATAGTTGGCGTATCGATATTTACCATGGCGCATCCTGGTACCGAACCGTCGCTCAGAATGGCGCAAGTCATTGAATATCCAGCTCGATACCTTTGCGCCGACAAGCGCGACGCGTTTTTGCGTTTCTTCGATTTCCCCTACCGAGGTCACTTTGCTGCGGACAATATTGATGACCGTGCCCGCGTAAGGCGCAATGATTAAAGCATCAGTTACGGCCAATATTGGGGCAGTATCAACAACAATGAAATCATAACTATCCTCGACCGCAGCAAATACGGATGCAAGATTCGCGTGCTCAAGCAGTTCTGCAGGACGCAAGGGTAAGATTCCTGTCGAGATAAAGTCAAGATTACCCAGAACTTCGCGATGCACGGCACTTTCCAATGGGATCCTGTTAGAAAGAACGTCGGAAAGACCATTCTGACGCTCCAGACCAAAATACCTTTGCAAATATCCTCGTCGAATGTCAGCGTCAATAAGTAATACTCGTTTTCCGGTAGAGGCCAGGACCGCCGCTAAATTGACGGAGACAAAAGATTTGCCAACCCCTGGTGTGGGACCGGAAATCATCACCACCTTATTGTGAGCAGACAACATCAAAAACTGAAGAGACGTTCTGAAGCTTCGTAAACTTTCAATCGCGAGTTCAGTCGCGTCCTCTTCAGCGAGTACCGGTAGTTTGCGCGCGCTAGCCTTGATTTGTAGGCTCGTGGAGCTTTGCTGCGCGCTATGAGGGATCGCGGCGCTAACGGTCAAACCAAGATGCTGTTCGAGCTCGTGCGGATCCTCAATGCCACCGAATAGGAGTTTCCTCGCCAGAGCATACATAACGCCAAGCATCACTCCCGCGATCGCAGCGCCAGCAATAATATACGACTTCCTAGGTCGGATCGGTTCGCGGGGAATTACTGCCTCGTCCAGTACCCGCGCATTTCCAACCTTACTCGCTTTAACCAACTTCAGCTGTTGGGCGCTGTTCAGCAGAGCAGTATACAGATCCGTATTGACCTTGATGTCTCTCGTTAGCCGAACGACATCCTGCTCAATCGCTGGCATTTTTCGAATCTTCGAATTGACGGCCTCGATTTCACGGCTCAACGAGCCAATCTGCTCCTCCACTCCTCGAACAATTGGATTTGCTGGCTGATAGTGCACAAGCAATTCTTCCCGCTTCTGCCTCAATTCGCTTAGTTTGACTTGATTCGCGACTGACTGCTGAAGGATGGATTTCGCTTCTTCCGATAGGTCCACCGTACCACGGCTGTTTCTTAGCTCGTTATATTTCGTTTCTGCCGACTCTAAACTCTCCTTCATACGAGGGAGTTGAGCCTCTAGAAAAGTCAGCGATTTTTGCGCCTCCTCGGACTTGCGATCAATATTTTGGCTTGTATACTCCATACCGATCTCATTCAACGTCCGCACAATAAGCTTTTGATCGACACCGTCCAAGGCGATCCCGATGATTCCGGACTGCTTTCCGCGCTCTGCGATCGAAAGTGAACGCTGCAGAGTCTCCACGGTTTCTAGCATTGGGGCACGCGATATGACGAACTGAGCGCCTGGCTGCGCAACTAGTGACGCCACAGTCAATTCGATTTGGCCAAATTCGGTCTTTGCGGACAAGGGCGCGCCAACGACGCCGATGATGGCGAGACCTCGCTTGCTCGATTCCAGCTTGTATCGGTTCACAGTCATCGCTGTGATCAGGAAGTCTTCCCCTTCCAGCGATTCAGGGACCTTGAATGCCGTTACTGTTGCGGACTCTCCGCCCCATGTATAGCCATCCAGACCTAAAAATCCAGGCTTACTAGGTGTTTCACTTCCGCGTGCAATCCAGTCACCCAACAGCGGTACGCGCTTCGGCTGCAGCGAGAGGTAGAGCTGAGCGTTTTCGACCGCGCGGCCAACAACCGTGCGTGATCGAAGGATTTCGATCTCCGCTGTTGCAGCTGACTTCATATCAAAAGCCCCAGCCAGATCCCCGAACATATTAGCTGGCGATCCTGCACTATCCTCGACCTGAATCAGCATATTCGCCTGGTATATTGGCGTCGCTACGAAGGTATAAAAGATAGCGAGTGCAACTACCAATGCGGCAACGACGATTATGCGCCCACGGTTGTCGATGATTGCATCAATATACGAAGCAATATCCAGTGCAGCATCATCACGTGTGCTCTCTGGATTTTTCAAGATAGTTGTTGAGGCTGATTGATTCATAGAGTTTTTCACCAGTGAGTAAGCAGAGCCGTCAGATCAACTCATTTTCTTAATATTTTTCGCCCATACGTCCGCGCCGATTTTGATCAGCTGCAGTGCGTGCCTGAAGCTTTCAATCCCTTCACGATATGGGTCGGGCACATCGATCTCCTGCTGCTCGCAAATCCGGAAAACCTTACCTCTCGCAGACGTGAATCGAGATTCGATCCAACGTTTCTGCTCTTTATCCATCACAAGAATTAAATCCGCTTGGGACACGTCCAGGACGCTAATTTGCCTAGCGACATGACCGCGTATGTCAATCAGCTCCTCACTCATCAACTGCACCGCATTTGGATCTGCAGATCGCCCTTCGAGAGCACCTACACCTGATGACGTGACGCGGGAACCGGGCAACTTTGCTTGTAGATAAGCCTCCGCCATCGGACTCCGGCAAATATTGCCAATACAAACCACCAGAATATTGTTCATCGGTTGATCTGCCCCACGGAGCTCGCCGCCGTCGCCGCGGTTGGCAGGATCAGGTTGACGATGCGGTTGTAGCGCGCCAGGCCGGCGGCGTCGACATACACCACGTCGCGCGGGTCGAGCTCGAAGCCTTCTGCCATGGCCAGCGCCACCGGCGAACTGGCGTCGAGGTTGTAGACCACTGGTTCGGACAGGTTGGCGCCACGGATCACGTACACCTGGCGTGCGGCGCTGCTCAGCTGGTTCAGGCCGCCGGCCTCACCCAGGGCTGCCGCCAGCGTCAGCTTGCCGTTATGCATGGTCAATGCGGCCGGGCGGTTCACTTCCCCCAGCACATACACCTTGTTCTCGTCGCGGCTGGGCACGCGTACCACGTCGCCCGAGGCCAGCATCAGACGTGTCATGTCCGCGCCCTGGCGCACGAGTTCCGGCACATTGACCGGATAGGACACGCCCTTGCGTGCCACGATCACCTGGCTCTGGTCGGCGGTCGGCAGGAAGCCACCGGCACGGCTCACGCCTTCGAACAGGGTCATCGGCACGTCGTCGATTGCCTGGCTGCCCGGGATCTTGACGTCGCCGTCGATATAGACCCGCTTGCTGCGGTAGGACAGCACGCGCAGCGTCAGGTCGGGGTTCTTGATCGACTCGATCAGGCGCTTCGACAGCAGGCTGCGTGCTTCCAGCTCGGTCATGCCGGCCACCTTGATCGGGCCGACGAAGGGAAACTGGATGATGCCCTGGCTATCGACGACAAAGGCTGCCGGCGACTGGGCGCCAGAGCTCGACAGCGCTTGGGCGCCCGTTGCGGCGATATTGAGTTCAGGGTGGTTCCACACCAGGACCGATAGCAGGTCGCCCGGCCCGATCACGTAGGGGCGGGCATCGGCGAACAGGGCTTGCACGCGCTGGTCGGCATTCTGCTGCCTGGCCGCGCGCTCGCTCTGGATCAGCTCTGGGGTGATCAGCTTGATGACGGGATCGGGCATCGGTGCGGAATGCGTGCTCGGCACGCGGTCCACGTCGATGCGCATGCCTGGCTCCATATTGGCGCAGGCAGAGACGAAAATGGGAAGTACGGCGGCGAAGCCAAGCAGCTTCATCGCCCGAAACAGGGTGACAGACATTGTTTTTCCGGTGACGCTAGGGCTAACAGAATGGAAGATATGCTGGTCTTTTTCTATGTACTACTTTCACCAGCGAACCATTGCAGAGCAAGCGACAGGAAAAGATGACTGAACCAACAAGCCGGTTATTGTACACATGCAAATTTCCACAGTCCAAGCTTTGTTGGCTATGGTTCATTCATTGCATTTCGAAAAATGGCATGCCGAGATGCTTCTGACAGGGCGCCGTGTCACATTTCAACGAATAGTGTGAAATTCCACTTTCGCGGCCGGATAGCCCTGTGATTCGTGAAAAGGCCGGTTCAATACGCTCTCCCGGCATGCAATTTGTGAAATCAGAGATATTAACGCACGGAAACAATCACACAATGTAACGGCCAGATAATTCAAAAACAATTCAATGTGTCGCATTTTTTCCAAAAACTTGGGGCGTATTCCCTCATATTAAGGAGGGAATGCGCCCCAATATTGCGGGTCCGATGGTTCCACACCGGCAGTCCCGTGTACGAGGTTGTAACGGGCGCCGCCCTCCCGCTCTTAATTAGTCCGTTTCGGCAGCCGCGTCCTTGTAGTTCTTCTCGAAGTTGAGCGCGAGCTTGTCCAGCAGCTTGGCGTTCAGTGCGTTGCCAAAATAGGTGTCGCGCGCATCGCGCACCTGTTGCG from Massilia sp. Se16.2.3 carries:
- a CDS encoding DegT/DnrJ/EryC1/StrS aminotransferase family protein; this translates as MLNTQFSPWPSFTDEEASAVHQVLLSNKVNYWTGLETRQFEKEFAAWCGTAHAVAVANGTLALDVALTAMNIGPGDEVVVTPRTFIASISCVANAGATPVFADVEADSGNLSAATIAKVITPNTKAVICVHLAGWPCDMDPIMALAAEHGFQVIEDCAQAHGAMYKGRMLGSIGHVGAWSFCQDKIMTTGGEGGMVTTNSEALWRQMWAFKDHGKSYEAVYEREHAPGFRWLHESFGTNWRMLEMQAVIGRIQLQRMSAWTVARTTHARTVWNTCRMHQVVRVPQLPDDLTHAHYKCYVYVRPEKLAPGWSRDRIVEAINKLGVPCYQGSCSEVYLEKAFDDTGFRPVERLPVAKELGETSLMFLVHPTLTGQEIDRTCTAIHEVFTAAAGKAAPL
- a CDS encoding acetyltransferase, which codes for MQLAILGASGHGKVVADTAVAAGWERIVFFDDAWPGLTRIGPWEVAGDTAQLLARIGEFDGAIVAIGNCTVRMEKHDVLLSAGGRCATIIHPRAWVSPHAVLGAGCVVMAGAVVNIDSRIGDAGIVNTGATVDHDCMLGTAVHISPGAHLSGNVHVGAASWIGVGAAVRQGIRIGAGAMVGAGAVVVNPVPDGVTVVGNPARPIGAMAF
- a CDS encoding sugar transferase, which produces MKRLFDLLVAATALLVLAVPLALFALVLRRKLGSPVLFRQKRPGIDGKVFEMVKFRTMTDARDEAGELLPDSVRLTRFGRFLRSSSIDELPELWNVLKGEMSLVGPRPLLVEYLDLYTQDQARRHEVRPGITGWAQVNGRNALSWNEKFRLDVWYVDNRSIWLDMKILWLTVKKVLIREGISAAGDASMPRFTGGAD
- a CDS encoding glycosyltransferase family 4 protein; this encodes MVKRASGDTSRVEKTSSNVKKLLITTTVPETLHSILGLQPRFLSAYFDVSLATSAGDTVDAIRERECVPVAEVPMVRRIDPVADMKALLAMIAHIRKLRPDVIHSYTPKAGLITMLAAWVCRVPVRVHTFTGLLFPTAVGMQRLLYIALDKLICMCATRVVPEGEGVRRDLTGSRITGKRLEVIGHGNIAGVDTQFFSPEAGAVTGQAHVLRRDLGIGDGAFVFCFIGRLNRDKGIAELVEAFGTLPESAHLLIVGAVDLSAPAETGALAAISTHRRIHRLGYQNDVRPALAAADVLVLPSYREGFPNVVLQAGAMGVPSIASDISGCNEVISPESNGWLVPPRSADALASCMKEAMGVEPQVLSQMGQRARSVVQERFERTAHWERMRSFYTDCVTEK
- a CDS encoding EpsG family protein — its product is MPLLLLSILVLAAKIIGARSLDVGTDTENYAELYRVIGGCMCLHEGFEPGFQYLTLMIAGLGFGTEFYFSAISLTLWALYMAYVTQLTQGSTLSKQDRSVLFYSIASALLCSPFFLSSHINILRQGIASVLLYMATLGFLRKQWTWFAISSALACAFHFSSGLYVLPCFLLALSFRRLVIFVFAGSVLYISGVTQIIVVFLAEQLGLSFLNAMLTYGAESEYQGGIRLDFLLFTWCAFGVMYALSRLVSESNLRIFIRENLKVYLVLMVPFVAFGYVGYSDRYLYPAWIFMSVILGLILFSSGRFRRFSKVILPIFLTLAMGSFLLPAIA
- a CDS encoding glycosyltransferase family 2 protein; this encodes MKNTVSITVVIPCYNCVDTIGRAVTSVLEQTVLPEQIILIDDRSTDQTYDVITAISLAHSSVKVLQNPVNGGASVARNYGWSEVATKYVAFLDADDCWHPKKIEVQFNLMEQIPNVAFSGHLVSVMTQVQRTASELSEKKGIELIGARKLLLRNCFATSSVMLKKDLPVRFDAEKRRSEDYLLWLTLLFSGFEAALIHQPLGSRFAAPFGEAGLSGNLLSMQAAELETLKRLRKQKYISAIELSLAVTFSCLKLLRRIAVSGIRNRFRKFYA
- a CDS encoding polysaccharide pyruvyl transferase family protein produces the protein MTKPLSVAFAGYYGMQNFGDDLFAYACVDGARRYWPGTSARVIGPQLDFDAPSALPRILPPELYCAKTKTGGLVRAAVVLKEIIHNQMVVFGGGSLFVNSDSGVFRLYKHALKIGGIRLAAVGVSIGPFDSLIAERRMKTFLSAFEFLSVRDRVSYEAGIEMGLSTTVLAADLAGAVAADRFERSIFLARSECKVLGVSLCEFPGSVRSQVNDRLISEIVRTAKKIGCSVKIFSLNNHANDGDDKLASMLKMRLVEAKVDCVISYNNRQGVEASLREIAACAWFVSVRLHGAIAAYLSGVPFVLLEYHRKCSDFLDDIGQSVSLRLNAESNATDICNALEHLSSTGNLPSMAVSEYRLQAQRNFTAAPWIATNK
- a CDS encoding oligosaccharide flippase family protein; this encodes MKYFARPFSALLLNRRAIAAVVILWLGAILGALASFSSQVMIARALTPAEFGVFASALALVTAISPLAGFGQHTYLVKVSGQGPSYLANKLADSLSFVIASTAVSCTILVLAATALSAGGYSLVVSLVLGSIVVASATNDLVSLRLILAERHTELSVWNSLPHLARLVAVGVVILLAPSVNAMHFAIAYSLVAVMLVAMSCKPISKLAASVRSNVEKDYAGSAMPIWRRILSVAHVAWPYGVEPFIYMVYFQAAIVIISQLSGSHQAGVFAASVTVLSAAYLLPTVIYQKFLIPKFHRLRHFDMQTLVTLYRNGIKLMLIFGIVVGALVGFICPLIMPLLFGNSYLESASLMLLLALCVPARYLSTAFGAAFLDRGQMRDRAACFTAAAVVVAITTAAFASKYGAVAGVAATILGEYVILIAFIHRALKSQLLSKGPTTGKQINEIRCGEVT
- a CDS encoding polysaccharide biosynthesis tyrosine autokinase; the protein is MNQSASTTILKNPESTRDDAALDIASYIDAIIDNRGRIIVVAALVVALAIFYTFVATPIYQANMLIQVEDSAGSPANMFGDLAGAFDMKSAATAEIEILRSRTVVGRAVENAQLYLSLQPKRVPLLGDWIARGSETPSKPGFLGLDGYTWGGESATVTAFKVPESLEGEDFLITAMTVNRYKLESSKRGLAIIGVVGAPLSAKTEFGQIELTVASLVAQPGAQFVISRAPMLETVETLQRSLSIAERGKQSGIIGIALDGVDQKLIVRTLNEIGMEYTSQNIDRKSEEAQKSLTFLEAQLPRMKESLESAETKYNELRNSRGTVDLSEEAKSILQQSVANQVKLSELRQKREELLVHYQPANPIVRGVEEQIGSLSREIEAVNSKIRKMPAIEQDVVRLTRDIKVNTDLYTALLNSAQQLKLVKASKVGNARVLDEAVIPREPIRPRKSYIIAGAAIAGVMLGVMYALARKLLFGGIEDPHELEQHLGLTVSAAIPHSAQQSSTSLQIKASARKLPVLAEEDATELAIESLRSFRTSLQFLMLSAHNKVVMISGPTPGVGKSFVSVNLAAVLASTGKRVLLIDADIRRGYLQRYFGLERQNGLSDVLSNRIPLESAVHREVLGNLDFISTGILPLRPAELLEHANLASVFAAVEDSYDFIVVDTAPILAVTDALIIAPYAGTVINIVRSKVTSVGEIEETQKRVALVGAKVSSWIFNDLRHSERRFGTRMRHGKYRYANYKY